Below is a genomic region from Castanea sativa cultivar Marrone di Chiusa Pesio chromosome 2, ASM4071231v1.
AACTAACTAAACCTTGGAAGGAGAGGGATGAACATTGCAACAAAGTTCCCTCTCTGTGAAAGGGAGCTTGAGAGTACTAGTCATGCCCTTTTATATGCAATAAACTTTGGGATGTCTGGTGGAGCTGGCATACTTGCCCGATAAACTTACTAGCAGAGAACAAAAACTTTGTGGATGTTGCTATTCTGATTTTGAATGCAGGTACCCCCCATGatcttgaaattttctttgcCACGGCTTGGTCCATTTGGTATAACTGTAATCAAGTTGTTCATGACTCCCAATGTGAAACATCATCCCAAGTTTGGGGGTATGCCCAGTGAATCCATGGTGACTACAAAGGAGCAATGGCAGTAAGTCAGCTAAGGAATCAGCCCCTTGAAGTTGGTTGGGCAGCACCTCCCCTTGAAGTTTACAAAATAAATGTGGCTGGAGCAACAAGTATGGGAGGCGTATCTGGTGTGGGAGTGGTAATCCGTGATTGTAGAGGTTTAGTTCTAGTGGTGAGAAGCAAGGTTATGGCTGGATCATATGAAGCAGAAATTACTGATTCTTTGGTAGTCAAAGAAGGTGTCCTCTTAGCCTATGAAAGAGGACTACACCAGATTATACTAGAGACAGACTCACTCATAGTGGTTCAAGCAATCAATACAAGATCAAGCCATGGAGAAGTAGGGACAGTTATTCAAGGAGTTCTAGTTTTGATGGAGTCCTTTAGTAGCTAGAAAGTGCAGCACTTGAAAGGGGATTACAATAGTGTGTAGCATGAACTAGCATAGATAGCCAAAGGTTTTGCAGAATCCCAGACCTAGAAGGAGCAGAGCCACCGATGCTACAACATCTCCTCCTAGTTGATAGGGCGAGATGTTAAGTTTCTCTTGTTAGTTTATTCCCATGTGCTTTTTGCTGTACTCCAATTTCTTTTAATGAAATATcagttttctcttcaaaaaaaaaaaaaaaaaagaaagtctaGTCACattatgttaaatttattttctattgcaCATAATTTAGTTTAGTGATTTAATTGTGTCTCCACGTACTTTTCATGCAATTTGAatattaatcaacttgggtaattgaattaattaactgggGTCAATCTACAACCCAAGAGGTGGTTTCAAAGAgggtacactctgattaggttttaatctttgtttgtgatccattgacccctattgtcatggaaactattgattgttttgattttcataaCCTTGTttttaatgatgatgatgatgattttcaATATGCCTATTGTAagctttataaattttatatgagATCTCTTAAAGCTTAACAGGAATTAAAGTCTAAATTTGAGaaggtcaaacttgaaaaaaatgaattaattgcaaaattggatgaaattaataaatgaaatgagactttaaaaaatcaattttcatcttaagtggaaaaaattaaaaattttggaagagcaactagttgaatttaaaattgaaattgaaatatttacTAGTTCCAAACTTGTTGTTAAGCCTAActctaaatagaattttttttttatttaatattccTTAATTTAGAAGGAATACTGaagaagagttgaaggctaatataACTAGAATAGACAAaggtgaatatatatatatatatatatatatataaatgatgctgaagtttctaaacctatgtctaaatcATCTCCTagagtaaaagaaaattttgaatttgtccTCACTTGTCAtgattgtcatattgttggtcatattaggctaAATTGTCCCAAGTTTAGGTCTCTGTCAATCTTCAAAGTTAAACCTCCTTCTATGAAGACTAGTAGTTATAAAACTACTTATGTTTGccaccattgtggtgcttcTAGTCCTACTCACCACATTTGTTTCAAGTTGTTCCCTCATGAGCTAGTTTCAAATTGGTCTCATCTTTTGTCTAAAGGATATATATCTATTCTTaatgagttattaaaagttacGAGCTTTTTAACTCAGTTTCAGGAGAATTTTAATTCCTCTATCCTTTATTAGACATACAGGACACAtgccttttcattttcatagtcaaagactcgtgctgtgtgagTGATGAAGGATCCAAAAACttagttttctttttgtatgtcTTATGCTTAAATTCTTTCCATCTAATGTAGAACTTTCATGCTTGATTCCTTATCTATGTTTGCcagcatttttttctttttcttttttttttttggaatcatTCTTAAACAcatttcattattttccatttatttatttttttagtgctttcaagaaaaaaaaagggaaaattttgaaaaatacataaatagtGTGTGTGTACTGGTACTTGTGTACTTTGATTGGCCAATGAAACATTGTTCATGTTTATGTACCATTTGTACCTTGGATAAGCATTTTCATGCACAACTAAGCATTATGAGCTTTTTGGCCAATTGTTTGATTAGAGTTTATGAATTAATTATTCATATTCATGTCTTATCACTCAtttgatgggaaggactaaaaaattataagagaaatgcataaataattattttaccaCTAAAACTCgtcaatcatgaacacctgTGTGTGATTCATAAAAATAGTACTGTGATAAGGTATAGTACTTGCACAGAAAGAAAAATGGTGTTAAAAATagtgttaaaataaaaataagggcTTCTCCTCTTCTCTCTAATATATACCCATGTACAAAAAGCAATCATGTGctcaaaaagaaatatatatatatatatatatatatatatataaagcaaaaGTATCTTGTAtgctttaaaaatataattgtgaACGTGTTTCTTGAAGATCTAGGAGTTATAGGACATGCCTCAAAAacgatagtctccatcaaataGTTATAATTATGATGTGGATATTTATGATTTTCttataacaaaatttcaaattatgcTCATTTTCAAATGTTTTCACACATTTCATGCAAGTCTTTGTTACACTTGTTACATGTTAAGAAGTTTTTGCACAAACAACACCTTCTCATATggattgggttcaagttacacttgatataactctaagcaatattacaccacttaatattttttaattggatgcgaattttgacaaatccaccgttaGATTAAATTATCTtttgtatattctccatgcATTCAAATTTTCatggtgatcaaagattaatagctatgtcatttatcaattgtttaaatttaaatttttgtaatttaaaataatacataaaatataagtttatggatcgaatagaaaataacattaaattgacaagaatgttaaaaacatatcaaacatgtaattcaacggcaGGACATTTAAAATACgaattctataacaagttataaaattcatattttgaaactccaaccgttgaattacatgttctatatgttcttaacaatcatgcaaattttcatgtcaattggatgttatcTACCATTTGATTTatgaactcatcttttatgcattattttaaactacaaaagcttgaatttaaaaaattgattgatgacatggctattaattttttatcaccttgaaattttgcaagcaaggagaatatatgaagataatataatttaagggtagatttgtcaaaatttgcatttaattaaaaaatattatgtggtgtaacattacttagagttacaccaagtgtaacttgaactcaaccctctatttatatatatatatatatatatatttctgcTTTTGCTTTAAAATCAATTGGAATATTTTGGAGTTTTGAGTTgagtttttcattcatatttttaactctttttaaTTAGGGCTGGTTCTTGGTGTTgagtttcttttcttcttcttcttcttcttctttttttttttttttttttttttttttcacattgcACTTGCATGAAAAATGTTTCTTTGCTCCTTGATACCTCTCAATTCTTGGCTGATATAGCgccaaaatttttttgagtaTCTACTTGCTCCACTTATGTGTTGATCTATTGAGGTCTTTTCTACACCTCTCTCAACACCTATTGATCTATTGAGACTTAATGAAGCCTGATACCTAGCTTGAAACCTCTTGATCTATCAAGATGACGAAATTTTCGATATAGCCTGCAATGTCTTATTCTAAGTGGCTATTGTTTATAGGTTTATATAACCTAATAGGAGAGACTATTTAAAGGCCCATTATGCTCCTATTTAAATAAGGTGATTAAGACAAAACCAAATAACTTCTCAatgcttcataaggttttcatATTGAAACTCTAGCCTCCATATTTTGAACCTATGAGTTTAGAAAATAGAATAAAGAGATCTTACTACGACTCTTGTGTGCCTTTGGATTTTGTACCAAGCAAAGTCTTTGGTACCAACAATTGAAGATTTTATTGGTGTTTTTGTGTGAAACTATTGCaaacaactacaacaatcaaaatgGTTGCTATGGAGTTAGTCATGTTGTGAGCTTTGTGTAAACGAGTTAACCACATACTAGAATCTGTGAAAAGGAGAAGTATCTACAATAACAAGTTTAATTGGGAATTAGAATAAAGGTTCAACTGTCGGTTAATATTTTGGGATAGACTAGTGGGCTAAGATTCTTTGTACTTgtaattgcttctttttttattaatggatGGTGACCTAAAATTTACCCTGTAAGGTTTTTGTTTGCGACGATTTTCCCCATTGCGATTAAATctccatgtcaaatttaatttcggATGCACTTAATCTAGTTTGGTGATTTGATTATGCCTCCATgtaatttgcatgtaatttgaataattaataaacTTCAGTAATGGAAAAAATTAACCAGGGTCAATCTATAACCCAACATATtgtaccatgaatttaattaatgggaTCCACTATTATGTGAAAGGAAGAAATGTTACTCTCTTAATGTTAAATAATCACTTGTTATAAATTGACCTAattttagagggaaaaaaaatgttgtaggATTGAAAAAGTTTAACTTTATTACTTTgattaaatcaaatttaaaaaaaaaaaactgattgataAATACTTTAAATGTAATTAATGTCTTTAAAACCAATGTGTTGTAAATTGAAGGAGTTTTGTTAATGTTTCACCACTAAATAACTTTTACTAATTTCACACGTTCAAAATCTTGCTATtgtattatacattttttttttaataaataaaggtATTCAAACCTCTTGCCAGTATCTTGGGGCTATCCCTAAGTGATTTCTCTTTATAATAACTCGATGTTTATGGTACAAAGGGATTTCACATGCCTAAGGCCTCATTGTCCTTAACTTGCAACTCAAATTTATTgttaattggattttatttactatttaattattaacttatgttttgtgtttaaaagttgaaacacaatttttaaaaaaaaatttaaacattttatagatgttgatgctcattttgggaAAGCCTAGTAGgaagaagaaacccaacaaCGTGGGCAGAAGAGAGTTAGTAATTGGATAGAAAATTTATTAAGCTCAAGTGATAGGAATAATAGATCATAGGtccataaaacaaacaaatggacTTAGAGGAAGCAAATGGACTTTGAGgaagcaaatgggcctaaaaaGCCCCGGAAAGAAAGAAGTAGCAAACCCATGGGTAGTATgcgatgtagaaaagtgagaatgggtcaTAGTAGCCACACCGGGCCTGAAGTAATGCAAGTGAAGAAAGTAGGGGGTAATGGAGAGTCCATAAGACCCAAGAATGAAGGATAGAGTAATTAGATCAAGGAAGtccaaggagttagtaaaagcccatgggaaacGCAGAATTAGAAAAGGCCAAGGACGCCCAAGGAAAATAAATGGGCTAAGGATgctaaaaaggaaataaatgggACATAAGAGCCCACATGTATTGTACTAAAAAGCCTAATAATTATATTGggtcatcaaaaaagaaataagcagCAAGTCCAAAGAGGCCCAGCAGGTTTGGGTCAAATAACATCATAGGAGGAATAGCAGAATGATGCGGTAAAAAATGATAGCAAGATCGCAGGAAGAAGCAAATGAGTGGCCTGAGGGAAGGAAAGCCCACAATCAAGCAATGCCCAACCCCCTAAAGGAAGCAAGccaataaagaaagagaaaacggGAAAACAACTCACACTGTAAGAAGTCAAGGATAGATGGCAGAATGTGCAGACAGGCTTTCAGACCGCGACGAACGCATGAGCAACAAGCAAGCTTTGGACAAACATAAAACTGAAGCACGCACATGGCCCAAACAACGCCAGCctgtacccaaccaatacagGAAGTGGTGAGTCATGGATTAAAGGTAAGAGGACATGGTTTGGTGGTTGGGAGAAGGGAAAACCTATTCCATGGTTCCTGGTTAGGCTTTTTTAGGGGAAGTGTCTTGCTAGGATGACATATCGCCCAAAAGAAGTGAGGATGAGTTGGAACCATTAGGTGTATGCTATAAGGGGTGGAGAGAGAGCACCCACGTCATGGCAGGTAAGAATGCCAtggcaagcaaacaaacaaaatagtccTCTTCGTTTGGTGATATGGAGTGGCACAGCCATCATAGGTAAGTGGTGCTAGCTGGGCTACTAACTAATCAGTAATGGTCGGTaaggacacccacaccagacaaaggtggttaaaagctaaaatagtaAAAGCCAACCGTGGTAGACATTATATAAAGGGGGAGGAAGAGCATGAACGGGGCAATGGTAACCTCTAGGAAAGAATCACAACAAAGAAGCAagcattgaaaaagaaaacggaaagaaaagaaaaggtgaattagaaagaataaaaaagagagaatatagAATGGTAGGCATGCACTAAAGAGGCTAATCCCCTCTCTTCCTCTAAGCCCCTGCTCTAtgctaaaaaataagaaactctTTTGGGCACAAACCATTTAACCCCGTTCCCTCAAAGcgattaatttcttttttgagggaGATTATTTGCATTGAGGAAATGATTCCCTTCTTGGTTTTGGCCTTATAAGATAGTTTGACACGGCAGACTAATGTTCTACTCTTTGattcaataaaacttattattatcattttccCATTTAGTTCTGTTGTTTATGTATGGGGAGTCTTTCGTTaccccttttatttatttcgtCTAAATAGTGAACGCATTTCCTTTgttatctttattatatttgtCTGCCGTAATTTTCCATAGCAGCTCTacctgccatgggcatgtgataaaaaatcttgacaaacggggcatagtttgtgcacaagcctgACCAAGGTGAGTTGCaattggaccggtcccaactccctaATCTAGAACATTTTGGGTCTAGTACAACAAGAGGCGGCCTAGTCCAATATtacaaaaaaggcccaccacaatagataaaatagttatTGGTGTCtaattatcttgaaattttacaagtatggtGACAATAAAAGGTAATGTAATCCAAAAAATGACCatcaaacataaaattattgactGATGGAACACTGACAAAAATTACACTAGATATAACTTGAATACAATAAAAGTAATAGAAAATGTTTATtcatttaccatttttttaaaaatgtactCCTCCTTTACCAGCAGTTGAGTATTAAATTATTACCACCAAACTTTAATTCAAGTGGTACCTCCCCAAATCATCAGTGCATGGTGGTTGAAGTGGGGGAGAAGGGGGTTAGCTGTTCAAGTGGTAGTATGAGCATTTCTAAAcaatattgaaaaagaaaaagaaatatagtctaataataataataataataattcgaAGGGGAATGATCAATTTAATAGAgggaaaagttaacaaatgTCATAAGGGTATTGATTtaggaaataattttaaaaaaaattatgatggaagaaaaaaaaattgattctttttataactttttatatttccgataaaaatgatattaaaattttttaaaaataatttttaataaaagtccTATAAGCACTAGTTAACACGACCAATTAATAAATTATGCACTTCTCCCCCGTTGTTCTTCTTGCAAAGGGAGTGTGAAACTGTGAATGGGTGATTCTTTGGCTATGTAAaatccttctttttttattactatgaatttttttttctttaaaaaaaaaattctttgttttgatgAGCTTTGCTCTAGTTAAGTATTTTCCAGAACAACCCTTGACTGTTTTCCTTGTTAACTGACAAATTTAACAAAACAGAAACACGTACACGCTCTCTCTCCATCTTCGCTCAAGTTCCGACTGGCTCTGTCTGAGAACATCAAGAAGTATTTTCCATTATCTTAAATCTAAAATTGGTTTGTTGAGCACTTCTTCGTGTACTTTAACCCATCAGCATCATTAAAAACCTCCATTTACAGCTCAAAATCTAAGGGACCCCTTTGTAAAGTTCTGTAATACGGCAAACCTTCTCTCCACTGGTCGTTTTCAATCTGCCAAAGTCTAAAAACAATGGGATTCTCTCAATCATGCAAATCATAATCAGCTCAGCTGCAATacactttatttaaaataaagaaatacacATGTCAATAAATCACTGGTTGCAGGACATTTGAGTTTCCTTGGAAAGTTTTATAAAATAGTaacagtaaataaataaatttgtgcaaCAGATTGTGAAGCTTTCTACATCTTCCTAGAACTGaaactttttgttgaccttTGGTGTTATGTTGTATCATGTGTGGCCAAGATGCAGTTTGGTTGCCCCATGTATGGTCAAGGATGTAGGAATTTTCAAGGCTATTAATTGCAGATATACATTATACACTAATTCATCATCAAGTAATTCAGTAAATTAGGAATGTgttatgaaatgaaaattttcatgtttACTCAACATAATTGTGCCATATtgcaagaataaaaaaaaaatgcattatgATTTCATTTGCATATATTTGAGTATTTCTGAAATCAAGATAGAGAGCGAATGACTTCTTATGACCTCcatatttgttatatatatatatatatatatactatttgaAGAGATGTCATGTCGTGGAGATTTCGCTAATCCATTTTTAAGGTGACCATTGTTGGAATGATTACTTAGCAGAGCTGTACCACTCTTCATTAAAAGTGAATAAGCAATTAGGATTTTGGAATGCTGAATATGGGTATGGATAAGAGGCACAAGCATCATCAGAGACTTAACAAGACACTCTACAGGccagtaaaaaaattatttttaaactgCTATAAAAGTACCCTTGAATGTCTAGACAGGGCGTCatgcatttttttcttctatttttattctAAACTACACTCTTTaccttattttattaattattttataaaattgcgTGCGTGTGTCTTTCATACACATTCAGGTCCCTTTTGTTTCAGGTCTTAGATTTCCCAGTAGGAAAGGTTGCATTTAATTACCCCTGAGATGAGGTCCACATCTAAATCACCTGTGGAGCGGGCACATTACTACTGTGTCCTTAATGACAATGGGCAGCTGATTATGAGGAGCAAATTTAAGAAGGTATTACTCCTTTACaagtaattatttatttatttaatatatccAACAAAACAGACCTTTAAAGGGTAATAGGTCAGCGAGGAATTTCATTGCTGAAAAAATGTAGTCACATGGTTACGTTGCAAATTAAACCATGGATTCTGTTTTCTATGAAGCACAGGAGCCGGTATATATATGCCGGGTGCAAGATATAATTTTCGGAAGCACAGAGGCAAGCAAGGAAGAATTTCCTTTTATGCAACTACAATCGGAGAAGAGGCCATTAACATCGCATCTAAGACCAGCTCAATAGGTGATGCAATTGATGCAATCATTTAAGACCCCTAAATAAAAGAAGGCCTCAacttgtaaatatatatatatatatatatatatatatatatatataatatttatctatatattttaattgaaaaaaaattaagtacttttattggtcaataaaatgcattaaaaatgtTCAATTGTATCCTAAAATACAGaagattaaaaaaggaaaaaacaaaaatagtcaaACTTtagctaacaaaattaaatttaagttgGACAATATGTTTTTTGCATAGTTGTGCACTGCACAAGGCTGCACAGTTGTGCACTACACACTGCACAGGCTACAAAGGCTGCACAGCCAAGTGGCCCACAGTCATAGGACAACATGTTttcttactttatcaattattataaattatcataccaattaataatttgatgtgtATCATATCGACTCATTTGTATTATAGTGACACTAATTTATTGAaccatgtaataaattaatttttatttcaaaaataaagattaaGTGTATTagttatattaaaattaaaattaacaaaatcttatttaaGATCTACTATGTCACAAGAAAAATTAAGTGAattagctatattatcaattgaaaaagtaatgttagaggaacttaaatacaaaaacttaattagtaattttgcatctcaacaagtaagaaaaatagattttaaataaaaaattcaatatatattatttgattaatatttaaatacaaaaaagacCCTACTTAAAATTTTCGCGTAAGGCCCCCAAAGTTGTTGAGCCGGCCGTGACTGCATGAGCAGCAGCACTCACCATTGATGACCTTGTCTTTCCTCAGGTTACAATTATATGCATGAAATACGTACTTGTGTTACTATTCTTCTAAGCAGTATATAATCACCAAAATTTCAATTCCCTTGGCCACAAGTGAGATTGAGAATAATgcaagaagaaaatttttaggcTGTGCAGCATTCTGGTATGGCGTGGCTTCTCCCTCCAAGAATTTGCAAACCAATGTTTTGGAAACAAAGACGATTAATGGAAAAGGTAGGCAGATGACTATCCGTTATGGGTATAACAGGCACAATTTCTTCACTGTAGCAGTAACAATTGCGTAAGTTATATACCGTTTATATAGTAGTGTTTTCATGTACAGGGACACAACCGGAATTACAAGATTGGAGGGGCCTAAGTAATGGTCATAGACTCATTATGAAGTGTGACCGAGGCATATAAATTCCAAACCCCTCCCCGCGTGCGCCTccctttaaaaagtaaaaacacacaaacaaagtGAGTGGGTGGGAGGGTAAAACTACAACTTTGACAAAGTTTGGGGGCCGTGGCCAAACTATCAATGTAACTTCACTCCCATACATGTAGAGCCTTTTGCACtcctcatgaaaaaaaaatgacagcAACGAATATACTATTagtctataaattttttataaaatactaaaactaCTACAAAAAAACTAATAAGCCGAAGTGTAAAAGAATATGATTGGTGGCATTTCAACAACTGCAAGATAATAAATACTaagtatttaaataaattacttattgtgatttgtgacaTAATAATTTGTAAGACctatatatgtaataaaatttgtaatatttctaTGATTACTTAATTTTGTTGATACTTCTTAAAAGTGGAGGAAAAagttcagaaaaaaaaaatactattcacttttttttggggaaagTTAATGGAAGTCCTAAGGACGTtggtttaggaaatatttttaaaaactttttatagaaaagaaaaaagtaactaatttaattatagattttttttatcataaatataatatcaaaattttccttaaatAATCCATTAACAAATACTCTAAGGGGCACCCgttaatatgtaaaaaaaatcactattcCCT
It encodes:
- the LOC142625205 gene encoding uncharacterized protein LOC142625205, translating into MAVSQLRNQPLEVGWAAPPLEVYKINVAGATSMGGVSGVGVVIRDCRGLVLVVRSKVMAGSYEAEITDSLVVKEGVLLAYERGLHQIILETDSLIVVQAINTRSSHGEVGTVIQGVLVLMESFSS